In Methanobacterium paludis, the following proteins share a genomic window:
- a CDS encoding radical SAM protein produces the protein MSIYEKTSKIKFYQNYLINTSKLFLKKPNAKEVVHINFAVTYRCNSRCSTCNIWEIYKKNPKKINDELKLDEICTIFNNSSCLSGIQGINLTGGEPILRKDFVDLCGFFIEKYPNINLGLSTNGLLPHILLRKIEKLVDTYNPMLENVHLSISLDGIKEIHDKMRGISGNYEKILEMIKSVKLNFPQMKQSLSFTITPKNYKEILKVYELSKSMEIGFGIQFAQINDSFYLNSEKSFEWDTAKLNDVENMIYQIISDVRSKQNIAHKLDVSRYFMGNMVKFQRNKWDNLNNCYSGTHSCFLDPYGNVYPCIMLDEKMGNALETNFDNFWLSENASNIRSHIKENKCRCWTPCEAFKSLSRDPKLLFK, from the coding sequence ATGAGTATTTATGAAAAAACTTCAAAGATTAAATTTTATCAAAATTATCTAATTAATACTTCAAAGTTGTTTTTAAAAAAACCAAATGCTAAAGAAGTTGTACACATCAATTTTGCAGTTACTTATAGATGCAATAGCCGTTGTTCAACGTGTAATATATGGGAAATTTATAAAAAAAATCCTAAAAAAATAAATGATGAATTAAAGTTGGATGAGATATGTACAATATTTAATAATTCTTCTTGTTTGTCTGGAATTCAAGGGATCAATCTTACAGGCGGAGAGCCTATTCTCAGGAAAGATTTTGTTGATTTATGTGGGTTTTTTATTGAAAAATATCCAAATATAAACTTAGGGTTATCAACAAATGGTCTACTCCCTCATATCCTACTGCGTAAAATTGAAAAGTTGGTAGATACATATAATCCAATGCTTGAAAATGTTCATCTCTCTATTTCTTTAGATGGTATCAAAGAAATTCACGACAAAATGAGAGGGATTTCTGGAAATTATGAAAAAATTTTGGAAATGATAAAATCTGTTAAACTCAATTTTCCTCAGATGAAACAAAGTTTAAGTTTTACAATAACACCCAAAAATTATAAAGAAATTTTAAAAGTTTATGAACTCTCAAAATCTATGGAGATTGGATTTGGAATTCAATTTGCCCAAATAAATGATTCATTCTATTTAAATTCAGAAAAAAGTTTTGAGTGGGATACGGCTAAATTAAATGATGTTGAAAACATGATTTATCAGATTATATCTGATGTTAGATCAAAGCAAAATATAGCTCACAAGCTGGATGTAAGTAGATATTTTATGGGAAATATGGTAAAGTTTCAAAGAAATAAATGGGATAATTTGAACAATTGTTACTCTGGAACTCACTCATGTTTCCTAGATCCTTATGGTAATGTTTATCCATGTATAATGCTTGATGAAAAGATGGGTAATGCTCTTGAAACTAATTTTGATAATTTTTGGTTATCTGAAAATGCTAGCAACATTCGTAGTCATATTAAAGAGAATAAGTGTAGATGTTGGACGCCTTGTGAGGCATTTAAATCACTTTCAAGAGATCCTAAGTTATTATTTAAATGA
- a CDS encoding CDP-glycerol--poly(glycerophosphate) glycerophosphotransferase, with product MDKALILLEPNQGARRGFLVTLEKLIRSFELKILKYRLKRIIRNLNGTICSQDSNESRYLNKNGIKTSLVGNIQFSQDQLEKSKKFSKYVAKNWYNQSSLHLLDFEGINLGKATEQETMELIDQLFKKFLNYKSIIEKNVVNTVYIENPYSPDGKAIKLICEDLGLDCIPLYPSFYGKLKTWFINKLKYRTYKKTGIDPINVYSTQTASKFQSDIKILMDVPYPNHLDVVYPTIQKFISKGYKIFLLAKSNDIKKYKSFLNIKIKKVQYKDLNKKLNKYFSYLRKNHYNIFKYENVDLWKLIEDDLYYSHKNKLPALLYHLKNFLKVVETIKPNLVIVGDDRAPSSVRIDILYCKKRGIPHFEVQHGIYTTNSLLATPLSDKIFVWGEATKNALVEAGANNDQIEVTGSPKYDSVITKLNDYSKSITNPLNKTILFATQPFPGNINLQIIDEIGLFLKKNEGINLIVKPHPAETADYYKKFVEHFADDMIHVADNNDNIIELLLNADVTIMISSTVGIDAAILDKPMICVNLSDQKSVYVEGGVALEAKDLKDIVSQINNIMYDDKIRKNLAECRKRFVYNYVYLQDGKASERIVDGIVKMIESKDDH from the coding sequence ATGGACAAAGCATTGATTCTTTTAGAACCTAATCAAGGTGCACGAAGAGGTTTTCTAGTAACCCTTGAAAAGTTAATAAGATCTTTTGAACTTAAAATACTAAAATATAGATTAAAAAGGATAATTCGAAATTTGAATGGAACAATTTGTTCTCAAGACTCTAATGAATCTAGATATTTAAACAAAAATGGAATTAAAACGAGTTTAGTAGGAAATATTCAATTTTCACAAGATCAACTAGAAAAATCAAAAAAATTTAGTAAATATGTTGCAAAAAATTGGTATAACCAGAGTTCTTTGCATTTATTAGATTTTGAAGGAATTAACTTAGGAAAAGCTACAGAACAAGAAACAATGGAATTGATTGATCAGCTTTTTAAAAAATTTTTAAACTACAAATCAATAATAGAAAAAAATGTAGTAAACACGGTGTATATAGAAAATCCTTATTCTCCAGATGGAAAAGCAATTAAATTAATTTGTGAAGATTTAGGATTAGACTGTATCCCATTGTATCCTTCGTTTTATGGGAAATTAAAAACATGGTTTATTAACAAACTTAAATATAGAACGTACAAAAAAACTGGAATAGATCCAATAAACGTTTATAGTACTCAAACTGCTTCTAAATTTCAAAGTGATATTAAAATTTTGATGGACGTACCTTATCCAAATCATTTGGATGTTGTATACCCCACAATCCAAAAATTCATTTCTAAGGGTTATAAAATTTTTTTGTTAGCTAAATCCAATGATATCAAGAAATACAAATCTTTCTTGAATATTAAGATTAAAAAAGTTCAATATAAAGATTTAAACAAAAAATTGAATAAATACTTTTCATATTTAAGAAAAAATCATTATAATATTTTTAAATATGAAAACGTTGATTTATGGAAATTAATTGAAGATGATTTATATTACTCTCATAAAAATAAATTACCCGCTCTCCTTTATCACTTAAAAAATTTTCTTAAGGTTGTTGAAACTATAAAACCGAATCTGGTAATTGTGGGTGATGATCGAGCACCTTCTTCTGTTAGAATTGATATTTTGTACTGCAAGAAAAGGGGTATTCCTCATTTTGAGGTTCAACATGGGATTTACACAACAAACTCTCTGCTGGCCACACCCCTTTCAGACAAAATATTTGTATGGGGTGAAGCAACTAAAAATGCACTTGTCGAAGCAGGTGCAAATAATGATCAAATAGAAGTTACTGGATCTCCTAAATATGATTCAGTGATAACTAAGTTGAACGATTATTCTAAATCTATAACTAACCCTCTTAATAAGACAATATTATTTGCAACACAGCCATTTCCAGGTAATATAAACCTTCAAATAATAGATGAAATTGGATTATTTTTAAAGAAAAATGAAGGAATAAACTTAATTGTAAAACCTCATCCTGCTGAAACTGCAGATTATTATAAAAAATTTGTAGAACATTTTGCAGATGATATGATCCATGTAGCCGACAACAATGACAATATAATAGAGTTATTGTTAAATGCAGATGTTACGATAATGATATCATCAACTGTGGGTATAGATGCTGCTATACTGGATAAGCCAATGATATGTGTGAATTTATCAGATCAAAAATCAGTATATGTTGAAGGTGGGGTTGCATTGGAAGCTAAAGATCTAAAAGATATTGTATCCCAAATTAACAATATTATGTATGATGATAAAATACGAAAAAACCTTGCAGAATGCCGTAAACGATTTGTTTATAATTACGTTTATTTGCAAGATGGAAAAGCTTCTGAAAGGATAGTTGATGGAATAGTTAAGATGATTGAAAGCAAAGATGATCACTGA